The proteins below are encoded in one region of Ursus arctos isolate Adak ecotype North America unplaced genomic scaffold, UrsArc2.0 scaffold_24, whole genome shotgun sequence:
- the LOC113265460 gene encoding keratin-associated protein 2-3 codes for MSGSCCGSTCSSSGCGGGCCQPCCCRDPCCCRPVSCQTTVCRPVTCTCRCTRPICEPCRRPVCCDPCSLQEGCCRPISCCPTSCTAVVCRPCCWASTCCQPISVQAPCCRPPCCQPAPCRTTCRTSPCC; via the coding sequence ATGTCCGGCTCCTGCTGCGGCTCCACCTGCTCCTCCTCGGGCTGTGGGGGAGGCTGCTGCCAGCCCTGCTGCTGCCGCGACCCCTGCTGCTGCCGCCCCGTGTCCTGCCAGACCACCGTGTGCCGCCCCGTGACCTGCACCTGCCGCTGCACGCGTCCCATCTGTGAGCCCTGCCGCCGCCCTGTCTGCTGTGACCCCTGCTCCCTGCAGGAGGGCTGCTGCCGCCCCATCAGCTGCTGCCCCACGTCCTGCACGGCCGTGGTCTGCCGCCCCTGCTGCTGGGCCTCCACCTGCTGCCAGCCCATCTCTGTGCAGGCGCCCTGCTGCCGCCCCCCCTGCTGCCAGCCTGCCCCCTGCCGCACCACCTGCAGGACCTCCCCCTGCTGCTGA
- the LOC113249300 gene encoding keratin-associated protein 2-3 — MSGSCCGSTCSSSGCGGGCCQPCCCRDPCCCRPVSCQTTVCRPVTCTCRCTRPICEPCRRPVCCDPCSLQEGCCRPISCCPTSCTAVVCRPCCWASTCCQPISVQAPCCRPPCCQPAPCRTTCRTSPCC; from the coding sequence ATGTCCGGCTCCTGCTGCGGCTCCACCTGCTCCTCCTCGGGCTGTGGGGGAGGCTGCTGCCAGCCCTGCTGCTGCCGCGACCCCTGCTGCTGCCGCCCCGTGTCCTGCCAGACCACCGTGTGCCGCCCCGTGACCTGCACCTGCCGCTGCACGCGCCCCATCTGTGAGCCCTGCCGCCGCCCTGTCTGCTGTGACCCCTGCTCCCTGCAGGAGGGCTGCTGCCGCCCCATCAGCTGCTGCCCCACGTCCTGCACGGCCGTGGTCTGCCGCCCCTGCTGCTGGGCCTCCACCTGCTGCCAGCCCATCTCTGTGCAGGCGCCCTGCTGCCGCCCCCCCTGCTGCCAGCCTGCCCCCTGCCGCACCACCTGCAGGACCTCCCCCTGCTGCTGA
- the LOC113265683 gene encoding keratin-associated protein 4-6-like: MVNSCCGSVCSDQGCGQETCCRPTCCQTTCCRTTCCRPSCCVSSCCRPSCSGSSCCGSSCCRPSCCISSCCRPTCCQTTCCRTTCCRPSCCVSSCCRPSCGGSSCCGSSCCRPSCCISSCCRPTCCQTTCCRTTCCRPSCCVSSCCRPTCGGSSCCGSSCCRPSCCISSCCRPSCGGSSCCGSSCCRPSCCCPSCCLRPVCGRVSCHTTCYRPTCVISTCPRPMCCASSCC; the protein is encoded by the coding sequence ATGGTCAACTCCTGTTGTGGCTCCGTCTGCTCTGACCAGGGCTGTGGCCAGGAGACCTGCTGCCGCCCCACCTGCTGCCAGACCACCTGCTGCAGGACCACCTGCTGCCGCCCCAGCTGCTGTGTGTCCAGCTGCTGCCGCCCCTCCTGCAGTGGCTCCAgctgctgtggctccagctgctgcaggcccagctgctgcatctctagctgctgccgccccacctgctgccagaccacctgctgcaggaccacctgctgccgccccagctgctgtgtgtccagctgctgccgcccctcctgcggtggctccagctgctgtggctccagctgctgcaggcccagctgctgcatctctagctgctgccgccccacctgctgccagaccacctgctgcaggaccacctgctgccgccccagctgctgtgtgtccagctgctgccgccccacctgtggtggctccagctgctgtggctccagctgctgcCGCCCCTCCTGCTGCATCTCTAGCTGCTGCCGCCCCTCCTGCGGTGGTTCCAgctgctgtggctccagctgctgccgcccctcctgctgctgcccctcctgctgcctgCGCCCAGTCTGTGGCCGGGTCTCCTGCCACACCACTTGCTATCGCCCCACCTGTGTCATCtccacctgcccccgccccatGTGCTGTGCCTCCTCTTGCTGCTGA
- the LOC125283416 gene encoding keratin-associated protein 4-12-like, translating to MVNSCCGSVCSDQGCGQETCCRPTCCQTTCCQTTCCRPSCCVSSCCRPACGGSSCCGSSCCRPSCCISSCCRPSCCQTTCCRTTCCRPSCCVSSCCRPACGGSSCCGSSCCRPSCCISSCCRPSCCGSSGCGSSCCQPSCCCPSCCLRPVCGRVSCHTTCYRPTCVISTCPRPMCCASSCC from the coding sequence ATGGTCAACTCCTGTTGTGGCTCCGTCTGCTCTGACCAGGGCTGTGGCCAGGAGACCTGCTGCCGCCCCACCTGCTGCCAGACCACCTGCTGCCAGACCACCTGCTGCCGCCCCAGCTGCTGTGTGTCCAGCTGCTGCCGCCCCGCCTGTGGTGGCTCCAGCTGCTGCGGCTCCAGCTGCTGCAGGCCCAGCTGCTGCATCTCTAGCTGCTGCcgcccctcctgctgccagacCACCTGCTGCAGGACCACCTGCTGCCGCCCCAGCTGCTGTGTGTCCAGCTGCTGCCGCCCCGCCTGTGGTGGCTCCAgctgctgtggctccagctgctgcaggCCCAGCTGCTGCATCTCTAGCTGCTGCCGCCCCTCCTGCTGTGGTTCCAGTGgctgtggctccagctgctgcCAGCCATCCTGCTgctgtccctcctgctgcctGCGTCCAGTCTGTGGCCGGGTCTCCTGCCACACCACCTGCTATCGCCCCACCTGTGTCATCtccacctgcccccgccccatGTGCTGTGCCTCCTCTTGCTGCTGA
- the LOC125283415 gene encoding keratin-associated protein 4-12-like gives MVNSCCGSVCSDQGCGQETCCRPTCCQTTCCRPSCCVSSCCHPSCGGSSCGGSSCCRPSCCISSCCRPTCCQTTCCRTTCCRPSCCVSSCCRPTCGGSSCCGSSCCRPSCCISSCCRPSCCQTTCCRPSCCVSSCCRPSCGGSSCGGSSCCRPSCCISSCCRPSCCGSSGCGSSCCQPSCCCPSCCLRPVCGRVSCHTTCYRPTCVISTCPRPMCCASSCC, from the coding sequence ATGGTCAACTCCTGTTGTGGCTCCGTCTGCTCTGACCAGGGCTGTGGCCAGGAGACCTGCTGCCGCCCCACCTGCTGCCAGACCACCTGCTGCCGCCCCAGCTGCTGTGTGTCCAGCTGCTGCCACCCCTCCTGCGGTGGCTCCAGCTGCGgtggctccagctgctgcaggcccagctgctgcatctctagctgctgccgccccacctgctgccagaccacctgctgcaggaccacctgctgccgccccagctgctgtgtgtccagctgctgccgccccacctgtggtggctccagctgctgtggctccagctgctgcaggcccagctgctgcatctctagctgctgccgcccctcctgctgccagacCACCTGCTGCCGCCCCAGCTGCTGTGTGTCCAGCTGCTGCCGCCCCTCCTGCGGTGGCTCCAGCTGCGgtggctccagctgctgcaggCCCAGCTGCTGCATCTCTAGCTGCTGCCGCCCCTCCTGCTGTGGTTCCAGCGgctgtggctccagctgctgccagccctcctgctgctgcccctcctgctgtCTGCGCCCAGTCTGTGGCCGGGTCTCCTGCCACACCACCTGCTATCGCCCCACCTGTGTCATCtccacctgcccccgccccatGTGCTGTGCCTCCTCTTGCTGCTGA